From a region of the Panicum virgatum strain AP13 chromosome 2K, P.virgatum_v5, whole genome shotgun sequence genome:
- the LOC120695510 gene encoding uncharacterized protein LOC120695510 yields MVCPDPALAGSDPAVLHVAAGDTAVSGAADQPIQKNSSADRLPPPHAALPPAAAAHVHRLPRALHHGAGNPRPVSRRPRAPALYRAPGSKPTKKIPRGRRRVIRREGLRLRLRLRATASNAASGSGSSLQREAALRREEEPPDPLHPSQICLVSRGSVSPSCSQTRRPWPRWPAPAWGPLSAGFLYRCSRTWRRWPVTRQADVASVPRSRAEALANRPWPRWPAPLCCAGGRQHGSPPPPPRPPLAPVLQTVAAFSRHLLIAPDVGPDDHCLRPPSSPLEIVKVGGRNTVLEKASVTNGIPFVSDVPTIVFGADVSHPPAGEESSACIAAVSFLDGVAFEQPKVCYEG; encoded by the exons ATGGTGTGTCCCGATCCGGCGTTGGCGGGCTCAGATCCGGCGGTGCTGCATGTGGCGGCGGGCGATACCGCGGTCAGCGGTGCTGCTGATCAGCCGATCCAAAAAAATTCATCGGCCGatcggctgccgccgcctcacGCCGCTctcccgccggccgcggctGCCCACGTGCACCGGCTGCCCCGCGCGCTGCACCACGGAGCTGGGAACCCTCGTCCGGTGAGCCGCCgaccgcgcgcgcccgccctcTACCGCGCGCCGGGTTCGAAACCCACCAAAAAAATCCCCCGCGGCCGCAGACGCGTAATCCGGCGCGaaggcctccgcctccgcctccgcctccgcgcgaCGGCCTCCAATGCCGCTTCCGGGTCCGGCTCCAGCCTCCAG CGAGAGGCGGCGCTCAggcgggaggaggagccgcCCGATCCGCTCCATCCCTCACAGATCTGCCTGGTCTCTCGCGGATCTGTGTCGCCCTCGTGCTCGCAAACGCGGAGGCCGTGGCCCCGGTGGCCGGCGCCTGCCTGGGGTCCCCTCTCTGCCGGCTTCCTGTACCGGTGCTCGCGCACGTGGAGGCGCTGGCCGGTGACGCGGCAGGCCGACGTTGCCTCTGTGCCACGCTCGCGCGCGGAGGCGCTGGCCAACCGGCCGTGGCCACGGTGGCCGGCGCCTCTCTGCTGCGCGGGCGGCAGGCAGCACGggtctcctcctccacccccgcGACCCCCACTGGCGCCCGTCCTCCAGACCGTCGCCGCCTTCTCCCGCCATCTCCTCATCGCCCCGGACGTTGGCCCTGACGACCACTGCCTCCGCCCCCCATCGTCGCCACTGGAGATAGTGAAG GTCGGAGGGCGCAATACAGTTCTTGAGAAAGCATCCGTGACTAATGGCATACCTTTTGTCTCGGATGTGCCGACAATCGTTTTTGGTGCTGATGTTTCCCATCCTCCGGCAGGAGAAGAGTCATCGGCTTGTATTGCCGCTGTCAGTTTCTTAGATGGTGTGGCCTTTGAACAACCAAAG GTGTGCTACGAGGGATGA